In a single window of the Dreissena polymorpha isolate Duluth1 chromosome 3, UMN_Dpol_1.0, whole genome shotgun sequence genome:
- the LOC127873632 gene encoding uncharacterized protein LOC127873632, whose translation MEMKKLAGELAFKLGRRKRDKPLSNCWLYGFLGRWRERLSTLKPSALDSNRAKNTTPEAVQTYFHNLKNTIDTLHLENRPDLIFNMDETGISPEHRPPNIIAPSNEKPHSVTSPRSTTTTLIACANAAGSNIPPYFVFKGKRFNEDLMQGASAGAGYAMSDSGWSTTTVFQDYLKIHFLKHVKRDHENQPVLLILDGHTTHTSSELIQWALTNNIHIFVLPAHTSHVLQPLDVAVFGPFKRFYYSECSAYMKTNMGKIVTKYDIAAIACQAYLKAMSPWNIVSAFKKTGIYPLDKTAISQNQLYPCEAFRDETPLQKINALCSGKEAIDAYLQKKADAEKNKTTVQTNKKCNCMNKRKKLSKPNPGGKEITSEQYIEEVDLYSSQKVDVTPAFPQLTKSPQPSTSGLNVIHVNDIHINDSDNSTDSEGESEVCCVCGLFYPRRADENSFIKIVNWAQCDECGHWVHLAFCDKKRVLRRGDAFRCMHCII comes from the exons ATGGAAATGAAAAAACTTGCCGGCGAACTGGCGTTCAAGCTTGGAAGAAGGAAAAGAGACAAACCCCTAAGTAACTGTTGGCTTTATGGTTTCTTGGGACGTTGGAGAGAAAGGCTTTCAACACTAAAGCCATCTGCTCTGGATTCCAACAGAGCGAAAAATACAACCCCAGAGGCCGTTCAGACATACTTTCACAATCTTAAGAATACCATTGACACCCTACATCTTGAAAACAGGCCAGACCTGATATTTAATATGGACGAGACTGGCATAAGTCCAGAGCACAGACCGCCAAATATTATTGCCCCTTCCAATGAAAAACCACATTCAGTAACGTCCCCACGATCAACAACGACGACCCTCATAGCATGTGCCAACGCAGCTGGAAGCAACATACCTCCCTACTTTGTTTTTAAAG GTAAAAGATTCAACGAAGACTTAATGCAAGGTGCATCTGCTGGGGCCGGTTATGCTATGTCCGATTCCGGGTGGTCAACGACAACAGTTTTTCAGGATTACCTAAAAATCCATTTTCTAAAACATGTAAAACGGGACCACGAGAACCAACCCGTCCTACTTATACTTGATGGGCATACAACTCATACATCATCCGAGTTGATCCAATGGGCGCTTAccaacaacatacacatatttgtattgcCGGCGCACACTTCACATGTTTTACAACCTCTTGATGTCGCAGTGTTCGGGCCATTCAAGCGGTTTTATTACAGCGAATGTTCCGCGTACATGAAAACAAACATGGGTAAAATCGTAACTAAGTACGATATAGCTGCCATCGCCTGTCAAGCGTATCTAAAGGCTATGAGTCCGTGGAACATTGTGTCTGCCTTTAAGAAAACAGGAATATACCCACTTGACAAGACAGCAATTTCACAGAACCAATTATACCCGTGTGAAGCATTTAGAGACGAGACACCGCTTCAAAAGATAAATGCACTTTGTTCAGGAAAAGAGGCAATCGATGCTTATCTACAAAAAAAGGCAGAcgcagaaaaaaataaaacaactgtgCAAACAAATAAGAAATGTAACTGCATGAATAAGAGAAAAAAACTTTCTAAACCAAACCCTGGTGGTAAAGAAATCACGAGCGAGCAGTACATTGAAGAAGTAGACTTGTATTCCTCCCAAAAGGTTGACGTGACCCCAGCGTTTCCGCAGCTCACAAAAAGTCCACAGCCCTCTACAAGTGGGTTAAATGTCATTCACGTAAATGACATTCACATAAATGACAGCGACAACTCAACTGATTCAGAAGGGGAAAGCGAGGTCTGCTGCGTATGTGGACTTTTTTATCCTCGCAGAGCTGACGAAAATtcgtttattaaaatagtaaactGGGCACAGTGTGATGAGTGCGGACATTGGGTTCACCTTGCTTTCTGTGACAAGAAAAGAGTCTTGAGGAGGGGAGATGCTTTTCGGTGCATGCACTGCATAATTTAA